A genome region from Manihot esculenta cultivar AM560-2 chromosome 5, M.esculenta_v8, whole genome shotgun sequence includes the following:
- the LOC110614705 gene encoding uncharacterized protein LOC110614705 isoform X1, which translates to MSKHNLDTSSHKPPPLNALTNSFMTQNQLVDSLTAHISLYHSRSLPPNLNSNPNPRSSILKWFSSLSVHQRQAHLTTVDYKFTQLLIQMLGKVRTHGHGRFIILPDLPSTDLPSLCYKKSRGLLSRTAQSNESERLIFDSTRLFGSKEGEKIEECSCSIKCLDSVTVSEALVENVDKFVEAMDEVSNGGFLRGEESELGSDWVELEWLKAKGYYSIEAFVANRLEVALRLAWMNCSNCKKRGVKLKEKVTASGASANVFWRKKGCVDWWLNLDAETRRKFLTLTLGKAAKSLTLEIVKEASSALEDEMWMFKTGAEQPLTYIYAESMPQAVQKLSDDAEFGSPITSALPSGKAASLANLFNSLFVVRDLVTLILPGQHSEFDISKVFFSTLGSVSSISDCILRKVRALVMVISLDCTKLELLGEGNFKCLTSKPKEKLSAGSRKKKGKTHNMKKLNPAPGTVAKESSSGKSLKDTESTLAYSEKLDSSEFNESPNVPHGKEIHRDILSSAVEMEHSQGLVLGKGRTAIRKNKKGKNKNKNASLNNLVEVRNSEGSAAKAPCLSVLSSDEHAKHGRLSDSSFIQNASNDNLFGDVTFALNMRLSSSDNLSSEEGIDTQSVQEDYFVGCNGGICHTGSEHQQSSNSLIEDETIPSRVEIVNVNMENNLTSHLVPVQELDTVSSNDDVNFKNQKAKAKSNLAEKSVETLSVKEESTLIQGQNKNFRDTRLTDPAECISYEWPSLTPVYFPSINSHLLPATDRLHLDVGHNWHNHIRQPFVPTVHQARNSPIESGYSRTLSRPLPMSLDWPPVVRSTYGLAPSMTCNYDSGFISRGQSVFQQSFTHNMPINAETGDDERKYSGDLIDASESTNAQEVMDEYESHWISEEELEVHAVSGIDYNQYFGGGVMYWNPSDYPGTGFSRPLSLSSDDSTWAWHEADINRAVDDMVAFSSSYSTNGLTSPTAASFCSPFDPLGPGHQALGYVVSGNEVPGKVLHSSSTATDTATEEDVTGSLANLSGDVEGKTGDSLPYPILPPIIIPTMSRERSRSDFKRSHDHKSPCVPPSRREQPRIKRPPSPVVLCVPRAPRPPPPSPVGDSRKHRGFPTVRSGSSSPRHWSMRGWYHEGSNLEEACVRMDGAEVVWPSWRNKNLSSRSMVQPLPGGLLQDHLIAMSQLARDQEHPDISFPLQTPESQNCPARKASLSLMHSLLHDEIDSFCKQVAAENMEKKPFINWAVKRVTRSLQVLWPRSRTNIFGSNATGLSLPTSDVDLVVCLPPVRNLEPIKEAGILEGRNGIKETCLQHAARYLANQEWVKNDSLKTVENTAIPIIMLVVEVPNDLINSASSNVQSPKEEQTRMTGEHENHVHSDIVGSEDSISPKCSQINDDSTKEVKSIRLDISFKSPSHTGLQTTELVKELTEQFPAATPLALVLKQFLADRSLDQSYSGGLSSYCLVLLITRFLQHEHHLGRAINQNWGSLLIDFLYFFGNVFDPRRMRISVQGSGVYINRERGYSIDPIHIDDPLFPTNNVGRNCFRIHQCTKAFSEAYSILENELASLPDDADACLKPPYRLLPKIIPSINSSQGI; encoded by the exons AACCGACCTTCCCAGCCTCTGCTACAAGAAGTCACGTGGCCTCTTGTCCCGAACCGCTCAGTCCAACGAGTCCGAACGCTTGATTTTCGACTCAACCCGGCTTTTCGGCTCCAAAGAAGGCGAGAAGATCGAAGAATGTTCTTGTTCGATTAAGTGCTTAGATTCGGTGACTGTGAGCGAAGCACTGGTGGAAAATGTGGACAAGTTTGTTGAGGCAATGGATGAGGTATCGAATGGAGGATTTTTAAGGGGAGAAGAGAGCGAATTGGGATCGGATTGGGTGGAATTGGAATGGTTAAAAGCTAAAGGTTATTATAGCATTGAGGCTTTTGTGGCAAATAGGTTAGAGGTGGCGTTGAGGCTAGCCTGGATGAATTGTAGTAATTGTAAGAAAAGAGGGGTTAAATTGAAGGAGAAAGTGACTGCTTCGGGTGCGTCTGCCAACGTATTTTGGAGGAAGAAGGGATGTGTCGATTGGTGGCTGAATTTGGATGCTGAAACGAGGAGGAAATTCTTGACTCTGACGCTGGGGAAAGCTGCAAAATCATTG ACACTTGAGATTGTGAAGGAGGCGAGTTCTGCGCTGGAGGATGAGATGTGGATGTTTAAAACTGGAGCAGAACAGCCATTGACGTACATTTATGCTGAGTCAATGCCACAAGCTGTTCAAAAACTCTCAGATGATGCAGAGTTTGGTTCACCAATTACATCTGCTTTGCCCTCTGGGAAAGCTGCTTCTTTGGCCAATCTATTTAATAGTTTATTCGTTGTTCGGGATCTTGTTACTTTGATATTACCAGGTCAGCATAGTGAGTTTGACATATCGAAGGTATTTTTTAGCACTTTGGGTTCAGTCAGTAGCATATCTGATTGCATATTAAGAAAAGTACGGGCACTTGTTATGGTTATTTCACTTGATTGCACAAAGCTTGAACTTCTTGGAGAGGGAAATTTCAAGTGTTTAACCAGTAAACCAAAGGAAAAGCTTAGTGCAGGTAGCCGTAAGAAAAAGGGGAAGACTCATAACATGAAAAAGCTAAATCCTGCTCCAGGGACAGTCGCAAAAGAGTCCTCTTCTGGCAAATCTTTGAAG GATACTGAATCTACACTGGCTTATTCTGAGAAGTTGGATTCGTCAGAGTTCAATGAGTCGCCCAATGTACCTCATGGGAAGGAAATACACAGAGACATATTGTCTTCAGCAGTTGAGATG GAACACTCCCAAGGATTGGTGCTTGGAAAAGGGCGCACTGCTATAAGGAAgaacaaaaaaggaaaaaataaaaataaaaacgctAGCCTAAACAATCTGGTTGAAGTGAGAAATTCTGAAGGATCTGCAGCAAAAGCTCCCTGCTTGTCTGTTCTCTCTTCAGATGAGCATGCAAAGCATGGCAGATTATCAGATAGTTCATTCATCCAGAATGCATCAAATGATAATTTATTTGGTGATGTCACCTTTGCATTAAATATGAGGCTAAGTAGTTCTGATAATCTGTCCTCTGAGGAGGGGATTGATACCCAAAGCGTTCAAGAAGATTATTTTGTTGGGTGCAATGGGGGAATCTGCCATACGGGTTCAGAGCATCAGCAGTCCTCAAATAGCCTTATTGAGGATGAAACTATACCGTCCAGAGTAGAAATAGTAAACGTTAACATGGAGAATAACCTAACATCTCATTTAGTGCCTGTGCAGGAGCTTGACACTGTTTCAAGCAATGACGATGTCAATTTTAAGAACCAGAAAGCCAAGGCAAAATCAAATCTTGCTGAAAAATCAGTTGAAACTCTTAGTGTAAAAGAAGAATCTACCCTAATACAGGgacaaaataaaaactttagaGACACCAGGCTCACTGATCCTGCAGAATGCATTTCATATGAGTGGCCTAGTTTAACTCCTGTCTATTTTCCATCTATTAATTCGCATCTTCTACCTGCCACTGATAGATTGCATCTGGATGTTGGTCACAATTGGCATAATCACATTCGTCAGCCTTTTGTTCCCACAGTGCATCAAGCGAGAAATTCTCCCATTGAAAGTGGTTACAGCCGAACTCTGTCTCGACCATTGCCAATGAGTTTAGACTGGCCCCCAGTGGTTAGAAGCACTTATGGATTAGCACCATCCATGACATGTAATTATGATTCTGGATTTATATCAAGAGGCCAATCTGTGTTTCAGCAGAGTTTCACTCATAATATGCCAATTAATGCAGAGACTGGTGATGATGAGAGAAAGTATTCTGGGGATCTTATAGACGCATCTGAATCAACAAATGCACAGGAAGTGATGGATGAATATGAAAGCCACTGGATATCAGAGGAAGAATTGGAGGTGCATGCGGTTTCTGGGATAGATTATAATCAATATTTTGGTGGTGGTGTAATGTATTGGAATCCTTCTGATTACCCAGGGACAGGTTTCTCTCGACCTCTTTCTCTTAGTTCTGATGATAGCACATGGGCTTGGCATGAAGCTGACATCAATAGGGCCGTTGATGACATGGttgctttctcttcttcttataGTACTAATGGTTTGACTTCACCAACTGCTGCTTCTTTCTGTTCTCCTTTTGATCCTTTGGGCCCTGGACACCAGGCACTTGGTTATGTTGTATCAGGGAATGAAGTACCTGGCAAGGTTCTGCATTCTTCATCAACAGCAACAGACACGGCTACAGAAGAGGATGTTACTGGATCTTTGGCCAATTTGTCTGGTGATGTTGAAGGGAAGACAGGAGATTCACTTCCTTACCCCATATTGCCTCCCATCATCATTCCAACTATGTCGAGAGAAAGATCGAGATCTGATTTTAAGCGTAGCCATGATCATAAAAGCCCATGCGTTCCTCCTTCTAGGCGGGAACAACCTCGGATAAAGAGACCACCATCACCTGTAGTGCTTTGTGTTCCACGGGCTCCACGTCCACCACCCCCCTCGCCTGTGGGCGACTCTAGAAAACACCGGGGTTTTCCTACTGTTAGGTCTGGTAGCTCCAGCCCAAGACACTGGAGTATGAGAGGTTGGTACCATGAAGGAAGTAATTTGGAAGAAGCTTGTGTACGTATGGATGGTGCTGAAGTTGTTTGGCCTTCTTGGAGGAATAAAAATCTTTCATCTCGCTCAATGGTTCAGCCTCTCCCTGGGGGTTTGCTGCAAGACCATCTGATTGCCATGTCCCAATTAGCACGTGACCAGGAACAT CCAGATATATCATTTCCACTTCAAACACCTGAGTCACAGAACTGTCCAGCACGAAAGGCATCTCTTTCTTTGATGCACAGCCTACTCCATGATGAAATTGATTCTTTTTGCAAGCAG GTTGCTGCAGAAAATATGGAGAAGAAGCCTTTTATTAATTGGGCTGTCAAGCGGGTTACCAGATCTCTCCAAGTCCTATGGCCCAGGTCCAGAACAAACATCTTTGGATCAAATGCAACTGGTTTATCCCTTCCAACAAGTGATGTTGACCTTGTGGTTTGTCTTCCTCCAGTGAGGAACTTG GAACCTATCAAGGAGGCTGGGATTTTGGAGGGCCGAAATGGTATTAAAGAAACTTGTCTTCAG CATGCTGCAAGGTATCTTGCAAACCAAGAGTGGGTGAAAAATGATTCGCTGAAGACTGTGGAGAATACAGCT ATACCTATTATTATGCTTGTGGTGGAGGTTCCAAATGATCTGATCAACTCTGCCTCGTCTAATGTACAATCACCAAAGGAGGAGCAAACTCGTATGACAGGTGAACATGAAAACCATGTTCACTCTGATATAGTTGGTTCAGAAGACTCAATTTCACCAAAATGCTCACAAATTAATGATGATAGTACTAAGGAAGTGAAATCAATTCGTCTGGACATCAGCTTTAAGTCTCCATCACATACTGGGCTCCAAACTACAGAACTG GTAAAAGAGCTTACTGAGCAATTTCCAGCTGCAACACCTCTTGCTTTGGTACTAAAACAGTTCTTGGCAGATCGTAGCCTTGATCAGTCCTACTCTGGTGGCTTAAGTTCCTATTGCTTG GTGCTACTAATTACTCGTTTTCTGCAGCATGAGCATCATCTTGGACGGGCTATTAATCAA AACTGGGGAAGCCTTCTGATTGATTTTCTTTACTTCTTTGG GAATGTGTTTGATCCTCGCCGAATGCGTATCTCTGTTCAGGGAAGTGGAGTATATATAAATAGGGAAAGAGGTTATAG CATTGATCCAATACACATTGATGACCCTCTTTTTCCAACAAATAATGTGGGGAGAAATTGCTTTCGGATACATCAATGTACCAAG
- the LOC110614705 gene encoding uncharacterized protein LOC110614705 isoform X4, translating to MSKHNLDTSSHKPPPLNALTNSFMTQNQLVDSLTAHISLYHSRSLPPNLNSNPNPRSSILKWFSSLSVHQRQAHLTTVDYKFTQLLIQMLGKVRTHGHGRFIILPDLPSTDLPSLCYKKSRGLLSRTAQSNESERLIFDSTRLFGSKEGEKIEECSCSIKCLDSVTVSEALVENVDKFVEAMDEVSNGGFLRGEESELGSDWVELEWLKAKGYYSIEAFVANRLEVALRLAWMNCSNCKKRGVKLKEKVTASGASANVFWRKKGCVDWWLNLDAETRRKFLTLTLGKAAKSLTLEIVKEASSALEDEMWMFKTGAEQPLTYIYAESMPQAVQKLSDDAEFGSPITSALPSGKAASLANLFNSLFVVRDLVTLILPGQHSEFDISKVFFSTLGSVSSISDCILRKVRALVMVISLDCTKLELLGEGNFKCLTSKPKEKLSAGSRKKKGKTHNMKKLNPAPGTVAKESSSGKSLKEHSQGLVLGKGRTAIRKNKKGKNKNKNASLNNLVEVRNSEGSAAKAPCLSVLSSDEHAKHGRLSDSSFIQNASNDNLFGDVTFALNMRLSSSDNLSSEEGIDTQSVQEDYFVGCNGGICHTGSEHQQSSNSLIEDETIPSRVEIVNVNMENNLTSHLVPVQELDTVSSNDDVNFKNQKAKAKSNLAEKSVETLSVKEESTLIQGQNKNFRDTRLTDPAECISYEWPSLTPVYFPSINSHLLPATDRLHLDVGHNWHNHIRQPFVPTVHQARNSPIESGYSRTLSRPLPMSLDWPPVVRSTYGLAPSMTCNYDSGFISRGQSVFQQSFTHNMPINAETGDDERKYSGDLIDASESTNAQEVMDEYESHWISEEELEVHAVSGIDYNQYFGGGVMYWNPSDYPGTGFSRPLSLSSDDSTWAWHEADINRAVDDMVAFSSSYSTNGLTSPTAASFCSPFDPLGPGHQALGYVVSGNEVPGKVLHSSSTATDTATEEDVTGSLANLSGDVEGKTGDSLPYPILPPIIIPTMSRERSRSDFKRSHDHKSPCVPPSRREQPRIKRPPSPVVLCVPRAPRPPPPSPVGDSRKHRGFPTVRSGSSSPRHWSMRGWYHEGSNLEEACVRMDGAEVVWPSWRNKNLSSRSMVQPLPGGLLQDHLIAMSQLARDQEHPDISFPLQTPESQNCPARKASLSLMHSLLHDEIDSFCKQVAAENMEKKPFINWAVKRVTRSLQVLWPRSRTNIFGSNATGLSLPTSDVDLVVCLPPVRNLEPIKEAGILEGRNGIKETCLQHAARYLANQEWVKNDSLKTVENTAIPIIMLVVEVPNDLINSASSNVQSPKEEQTRMTGEHENHVHSDIVGSEDSISPKCSQINDDSTKEVKSIRLDISFKSPSHTGLQTTELVKELTEQFPAATPLALVLKQFLADRSLDQSYSGGLSSYCLVLLITRFLQHEHHLGRAINQNWGSLLIDFLYFFGNVFDPRRMRISVQGSGVYINRERGYSIDPIHIDDPLFPTNNVGRNCFRIHQCTKAFSEAYSILENELASLPDDADACLKPPYRLLPKIIPSINSSQGI from the exons AACCGACCTTCCCAGCCTCTGCTACAAGAAGTCACGTGGCCTCTTGTCCCGAACCGCTCAGTCCAACGAGTCCGAACGCTTGATTTTCGACTCAACCCGGCTTTTCGGCTCCAAAGAAGGCGAGAAGATCGAAGAATGTTCTTGTTCGATTAAGTGCTTAGATTCGGTGACTGTGAGCGAAGCACTGGTGGAAAATGTGGACAAGTTTGTTGAGGCAATGGATGAGGTATCGAATGGAGGATTTTTAAGGGGAGAAGAGAGCGAATTGGGATCGGATTGGGTGGAATTGGAATGGTTAAAAGCTAAAGGTTATTATAGCATTGAGGCTTTTGTGGCAAATAGGTTAGAGGTGGCGTTGAGGCTAGCCTGGATGAATTGTAGTAATTGTAAGAAAAGAGGGGTTAAATTGAAGGAGAAAGTGACTGCTTCGGGTGCGTCTGCCAACGTATTTTGGAGGAAGAAGGGATGTGTCGATTGGTGGCTGAATTTGGATGCTGAAACGAGGAGGAAATTCTTGACTCTGACGCTGGGGAAAGCTGCAAAATCATTG ACACTTGAGATTGTGAAGGAGGCGAGTTCTGCGCTGGAGGATGAGATGTGGATGTTTAAAACTGGAGCAGAACAGCCATTGACGTACATTTATGCTGAGTCAATGCCACAAGCTGTTCAAAAACTCTCAGATGATGCAGAGTTTGGTTCACCAATTACATCTGCTTTGCCCTCTGGGAAAGCTGCTTCTTTGGCCAATCTATTTAATAGTTTATTCGTTGTTCGGGATCTTGTTACTTTGATATTACCAGGTCAGCATAGTGAGTTTGACATATCGAAGGTATTTTTTAGCACTTTGGGTTCAGTCAGTAGCATATCTGATTGCATATTAAGAAAAGTACGGGCACTTGTTATGGTTATTTCACTTGATTGCACAAAGCTTGAACTTCTTGGAGAGGGAAATTTCAAGTGTTTAACCAGTAAACCAAAGGAAAAGCTTAGTGCAGGTAGCCGTAAGAAAAAGGGGAAGACTCATAACATGAAAAAGCTAAATCCTGCTCCAGGGACAGTCGCAAAAGAGTCCTCTTCTGGCAAATCTTTGAAG GAACACTCCCAAGGATTGGTGCTTGGAAAAGGGCGCACTGCTATAAGGAAgaacaaaaaaggaaaaaataaaaataaaaacgctAGCCTAAACAATCTGGTTGAAGTGAGAAATTCTGAAGGATCTGCAGCAAAAGCTCCCTGCTTGTCTGTTCTCTCTTCAGATGAGCATGCAAAGCATGGCAGATTATCAGATAGTTCATTCATCCAGAATGCATCAAATGATAATTTATTTGGTGATGTCACCTTTGCATTAAATATGAGGCTAAGTAGTTCTGATAATCTGTCCTCTGAGGAGGGGATTGATACCCAAAGCGTTCAAGAAGATTATTTTGTTGGGTGCAATGGGGGAATCTGCCATACGGGTTCAGAGCATCAGCAGTCCTCAAATAGCCTTATTGAGGATGAAACTATACCGTCCAGAGTAGAAATAGTAAACGTTAACATGGAGAATAACCTAACATCTCATTTAGTGCCTGTGCAGGAGCTTGACACTGTTTCAAGCAATGACGATGTCAATTTTAAGAACCAGAAAGCCAAGGCAAAATCAAATCTTGCTGAAAAATCAGTTGAAACTCTTAGTGTAAAAGAAGAATCTACCCTAATACAGGgacaaaataaaaactttagaGACACCAGGCTCACTGATCCTGCAGAATGCATTTCATATGAGTGGCCTAGTTTAACTCCTGTCTATTTTCCATCTATTAATTCGCATCTTCTACCTGCCACTGATAGATTGCATCTGGATGTTGGTCACAATTGGCATAATCACATTCGTCAGCCTTTTGTTCCCACAGTGCATCAAGCGAGAAATTCTCCCATTGAAAGTGGTTACAGCCGAACTCTGTCTCGACCATTGCCAATGAGTTTAGACTGGCCCCCAGTGGTTAGAAGCACTTATGGATTAGCACCATCCATGACATGTAATTATGATTCTGGATTTATATCAAGAGGCCAATCTGTGTTTCAGCAGAGTTTCACTCATAATATGCCAATTAATGCAGAGACTGGTGATGATGAGAGAAAGTATTCTGGGGATCTTATAGACGCATCTGAATCAACAAATGCACAGGAAGTGATGGATGAATATGAAAGCCACTGGATATCAGAGGAAGAATTGGAGGTGCATGCGGTTTCTGGGATAGATTATAATCAATATTTTGGTGGTGGTGTAATGTATTGGAATCCTTCTGATTACCCAGGGACAGGTTTCTCTCGACCTCTTTCTCTTAGTTCTGATGATAGCACATGGGCTTGGCATGAAGCTGACATCAATAGGGCCGTTGATGACATGGttgctttctcttcttcttataGTACTAATGGTTTGACTTCACCAACTGCTGCTTCTTTCTGTTCTCCTTTTGATCCTTTGGGCCCTGGACACCAGGCACTTGGTTATGTTGTATCAGGGAATGAAGTACCTGGCAAGGTTCTGCATTCTTCATCAACAGCAACAGACACGGCTACAGAAGAGGATGTTACTGGATCTTTGGCCAATTTGTCTGGTGATGTTGAAGGGAAGACAGGAGATTCACTTCCTTACCCCATATTGCCTCCCATCATCATTCCAACTATGTCGAGAGAAAGATCGAGATCTGATTTTAAGCGTAGCCATGATCATAAAAGCCCATGCGTTCCTCCTTCTAGGCGGGAACAACCTCGGATAAAGAGACCACCATCACCTGTAGTGCTTTGTGTTCCACGGGCTCCACGTCCACCACCCCCCTCGCCTGTGGGCGACTCTAGAAAACACCGGGGTTTTCCTACTGTTAGGTCTGGTAGCTCCAGCCCAAGACACTGGAGTATGAGAGGTTGGTACCATGAAGGAAGTAATTTGGAAGAAGCTTGTGTACGTATGGATGGTGCTGAAGTTGTTTGGCCTTCTTGGAGGAATAAAAATCTTTCATCTCGCTCAATGGTTCAGCCTCTCCCTGGGGGTTTGCTGCAAGACCATCTGATTGCCATGTCCCAATTAGCACGTGACCAGGAACAT CCAGATATATCATTTCCACTTCAAACACCTGAGTCACAGAACTGTCCAGCACGAAAGGCATCTCTTTCTTTGATGCACAGCCTACTCCATGATGAAATTGATTCTTTTTGCAAGCAG GTTGCTGCAGAAAATATGGAGAAGAAGCCTTTTATTAATTGGGCTGTCAAGCGGGTTACCAGATCTCTCCAAGTCCTATGGCCCAGGTCCAGAACAAACATCTTTGGATCAAATGCAACTGGTTTATCCCTTCCAACAAGTGATGTTGACCTTGTGGTTTGTCTTCCTCCAGTGAGGAACTTG GAACCTATCAAGGAGGCTGGGATTTTGGAGGGCCGAAATGGTATTAAAGAAACTTGTCTTCAG CATGCTGCAAGGTATCTTGCAAACCAAGAGTGGGTGAAAAATGATTCGCTGAAGACTGTGGAGAATACAGCT ATACCTATTATTATGCTTGTGGTGGAGGTTCCAAATGATCTGATCAACTCTGCCTCGTCTAATGTACAATCACCAAAGGAGGAGCAAACTCGTATGACAGGTGAACATGAAAACCATGTTCACTCTGATATAGTTGGTTCAGAAGACTCAATTTCACCAAAATGCTCACAAATTAATGATGATAGTACTAAGGAAGTGAAATCAATTCGTCTGGACATCAGCTTTAAGTCTCCATCACATACTGGGCTCCAAACTACAGAACTG GTAAAAGAGCTTACTGAGCAATTTCCAGCTGCAACACCTCTTGCTTTGGTACTAAAACAGTTCTTGGCAGATCGTAGCCTTGATCAGTCCTACTCTGGTGGCTTAAGTTCCTATTGCTTG GTGCTACTAATTACTCGTTTTCTGCAGCATGAGCATCATCTTGGACGGGCTATTAATCAA AACTGGGGAAGCCTTCTGATTGATTTTCTTTACTTCTTTGG GAATGTGTTTGATCCTCGCCGAATGCGTATCTCTGTTCAGGGAAGTGGAGTATATATAAATAGGGAAAGAGGTTATAG CATTGATCCAATACACATTGATGACCCTCTTTTTCCAACAAATAATGTGGGGAGAAATTGCTTTCGGATACATCAATGTACCAAG